One stretch of Candidatus Omnitrophota bacterium DNA includes these proteins:
- the rpsI gene encoding 30S ribosomal protein S9, with protein MAEKVQFCATGRRKNSIARVRVMAGEGKITVNKRPFNDYFPRETHRLIIMQPLELVKLETKIDVFANVNGGGLSGQAGAVKQGIARALVMMDQAVKPPIKKAGFLTRDSRMRERKKYGRKRARRRFQYTKR; from the coding sequence ATGGCTGAAAAGGTTCAATTCTGTGCTACAGGCAGGCGTAAAAATTCCATAGCCCGCGTCAGGGTGATGGCCGGGGAAGGCAAGATAACCGTAAATAAGAGGCCTTTCAACGACTATTTCCCGAGAGAGACCCACAGGCTTATCATAATGCAGCCTCTCGAGCTCGTGAAGCTTGAGACTAAGATAGATGTCTTCGCGAATGTCAACGGAGGCGGGCTAAGCGGCCAGGCCGGCGCAGTTAAACAGGGAATAGCCAGAGCGCTGGTAATGATGGATCAGGCCGTAAAACCGCCGATAAAAAAGGCGGGATTCCTGACGAGGGACTCGAGGATGAGGGAGCGCAAAAAATACGGCAGGAAGAGGGCCAGAAGGAGATTCCAGTATACGAAGAGGTAA
- the rplM gene encoding 50S ribosomal protein L13, translating to MVKTYIAKEKDIQRSWYIVDAKDKVLGRLAAKVASILIGKDKVIYSPHQDTGDEVIVINARLIKTTGKKLMQKTYKRYSAYPGGLNSETLGSLLNRKPDYVIRHAVAGMLPKNKLGEKLLKKLRVYADEAHPHKAQMPKPLKID from the coding sequence ATATACAGAGAAGCTGGTACATAGTCGACGCCAAGGACAAGGTCCTGGGCAGGCTTGCCGCAAAGGTCGCCAGCATCCTGATAGGCAAGGATAAGGTCATATATTCTCCGCACCAGGATACAGGGGACGAGGTTATAGTCATAAATGCCAGGCTCATAAAGACGACGGGTAAGAAACTGATGCAGAAGACGTATAAGAGGTATTCCGCATATCCGGGCGGCCTGAATTCAGAGACATTAGGCTCGCTCCTGAATAGGAAGCCGGATTACGTGATAAGGCACGCGGTAGCCGGCATGCTGCCGAAGAACAAGCTCGGCGAGAAACTGTTGAAAAAACTCAGGGTCTATGCGGATGAGGCGCATCCTCACAAAGCGCAGATGCCGAAACCGCTGAAGATAGATTGA